The following is a genomic window from Psychrobacter immobilis.
AAGTCGGCATTGATTTTTATGATATTACGCCGTTACTGCGCAGTCATATTAATGAGGTGATAGATGCATTGCTCGCCGCACTGCCTGAAGGCGTGATGGATGAGGTAGATTGTCTAGGGGCAGTTGAAGCGCGTGGTTTTGTCTTTGCAAGTTTGCTTGCAGGTCGATTGGGCAAAGGGATGATTTTGCTACGTAAACCCGGTAAGCTGCCACCGCCCGTTGCCAATAAAGCGTATGCTCTAGAATATGGTAAAGACACGCTTGAGATGCAAAACAATCTACCGCCTGAGCGCGTGCTATTGGTCGATGATATT
Proteins encoded in this region:
- a CDS encoding adenine phosphoribosyltransferase; protein product: MSINAAATSKNVENESSNKLNTDHPFWQVIRTVPDFPKVGIDFYDITPLLRSHINEVIDALLAALPEGVMDEVDCLGAVEARGFVFASLLAGRLGKGMILLRKPGKLPPPVANKAYALEYGKDTLEMQNNLPPERVLLVDDILATGGTLTTAYELCKSADHTVVGALVLLDLVDLHGEFPVPVYTVLKA